One window of Clarias gariepinus isolate MV-2021 ecotype Netherlands chromosome 21, CGAR_prim_01v2, whole genome shotgun sequence genomic DNA carries:
- the LOC128509854 gene encoding transcriptional and immune response regulator-like, protein MSSYTTRSDSCRVCPSAHANRFDTACRKRAVPNIFEHVREDALVRLFRKAGDAKAEERARSIFSCDNDPDETARALMALKQRKKDKFLQIARSLRGLLKLR, encoded by the coding sequence ATGTCGAGCTACACGACGAGGTCAGACAGCTGCCGGGTGTGTCCGTCCGCACACGCTAACCGTTTCGACACGGCTTGCCGCAAGCGCGCGGTCCCCAACATCTTCGAGCACGTGAGAGAGGATGCACTCGTGCGGCTCTTCCGCAAGGCGGGCGACGCGAAGGCCGAGGAGCGCGCGCGGAGCATCTTCTCGTGCGATAACGACCCTGACGAGACGGCGCGCGCTCTGATGGCGCTCAAGCAGCGCAAGAAGGACAAGTTCCTGCAGATCGCGCGCTCACTCCGCGGCCTCCTGAAGCTGCGCTGA